A stretch of the Capsicum annuum cultivar UCD-10X-F1 chromosome 8, UCD10Xv1.1, whole genome shotgun sequence genome encodes the following:
- the LOC107839478 gene encoding 40S ribosomal protein S24-1 — protein MADKAVTIRTRKFMTNRLLSRKQFIVDVLHPGRANVSKAELKEKLARMYEVKDPNAIFVFKFRTHFGGGKSTGFGLIYDSVENAKKYEPKYRLIRNGLDTKVEKSRKQMKERKNRAKKVRGVKKTKAGDAKKK, from the exons ATGGCGGACAAGGCAGTCACTATTCGTACCCGCAAGTTCATGACCAACAGGCTTCTCTCCAGGAAGCAATTC ATTGTTGATGTGCTTCATCCTGGAAGAGCCAATGTCTCAAAG GCTGAGCTGAAGGAGAAGTTGGCTAGGATGTATGAGGTGAAAGATCCGAATGCAATTTTTGTTTTCAAGTTTCGCACACATTTTGGAGGTGGGAAATCAACAGgatttggtttgatttatgaTTCCGTTGAGAATGCCAAGAAGTATGAGCCAAAGTATAGACTCATCAGG AACGGGCTTGACACCAAGGTTGAGAAATCCAGGAAACAAATGAAGGAAAGGAAGAACAGGGCCAAAAAGGTCCGCGGTGTAAAGAAG ACCAAGGCTGGTGATGCCAAGAAGAAATGA